A single genomic interval of Spinacia oleracea cultivar Varoflay chromosome 6, BTI_SOV_V1, whole genome shotgun sequence harbors:
- the LOC110804787 gene encoding wax ester synthase/diacylglycerol acyltransferase 10 → MGDHELEIKYDDEAKKSPFGQVFLKLYSPNSEAVIHCAMVVRDPIDVESLKNTISNSMMMKHPRFCSLWVRKDNQWKRTHVNIDDHIIVHDTIEDDDNDDEEAAINSFLAEISVCTPLSESKPLWEVHVLTGLKCVVLRVHHSVGDGVSLMSMLSACFGKTTPVSETGNGVDDASHGKKDGEKHGVWGLVKRKWFTFLLLLFRVLGRVLWLIKDKVSVLSGGHGVEILPRKLVTAKFLMEDFKSIKQAIPKATINDVLLGIISSGFSKYLSIKSSNAVQQAFQLTAIIAVNLRKDFIIQDISDLMITGSRSRSELSGWGNKTMVVFLPINCCNGLHPLEHVRAMKAAMDKKKQSFEAHLMYRISNFVVSCFGPKVGSWCCRRLEGSTTLVISNIRGPSEEIVIGDNPVTNIKVNVSSTSQAIMMHMVSYAGQVNLQVIVAKDIIPDPELLVKCFQDSFLEMKSFIDISQV, encoded by the exons ATGGGTGATCATGAACTTGAGATTAAGTATGACGACGAGGCCAAAAAATCACCCTTTGGCCAAGTATTCTTGAAGCTCTACAGCCCGAATTCGGAGGCGGTAATCCACTGCGCCATGGTCGTAAGGGATCCAATTGATGTCGAAAGCCTTAAGAATACAATCTCAAATTCTATGATGATGAAACACCCAAGATTTTGTAGTCTCTGGGTAAGAAAAGATAACCAGTGGAAAAGAACTCATGTCAACATTGATGATCACATTATTGTTCACGATACGATCGAAGATGACGATAACGATGACGAAGAAGccgcaatcaattcattcttaGCTGAAATATCGGTGTGTACACCATTAAGTGAATCCAAGCCATTGTGGGAAGTACATGTATTGACTGGTTTGAAATGTGTGGTGTTAAGGGTTCACCATTCTGTAGGTGATGGGGTTTCTTTGATGTCTATGCTTTCTGCTTGTTTTGGTAAAACGACGCCGGTTTCGGAAACCGGAAATGGAGTTGATGATGCTAGCCATGGGAAGAAAGATGGGGAAAAGCATGGAGTATGGGGGTTAGTGAAGAGAAAATGGTTtacatttttgttgttgttgtttaggGTTTTAGGAAGGGTATTATGGTTAATTAAAGACAAGGTTAGTGTGCTAAGTGGTGGTCATGGGGTAGAGATTTTGCCAAGGAAATTGGTTACTGCCAAGTTTTTGATGGAAGACTTCAAGTCTATCAAGCAAGCCATCCCTAAAGCA ACGATTAACGATGTGCTCTTAGGGATCATATCGTCGGGATTTTCAAAGTACCTTAGTATCAAATCATCAAACG CTGTGCAGCAAGCTTTTCAATTAACTGCTATTATTGCGGTCAATCTACGGAAAGACTTTATTATTCAG GACATTTCAGATTTGATGATAACCGGATCTAGATCGAGATCCGAACTATCTGGATGGGGAAACAAAACAATGGTAGTATTCCTCCCAATTAATTGTTGTAATGGGCTTCATCCTTTGGAACATGTAAGGGCAATGAAGGCAGCTATGGACAAAAAGAAGCAATCCTTTGAGGCTCATCTCATGTATAGAATAAGCAACTTTGTAGTTTCCTGTTTCGGCCCCAAG gtGGGCAGTTGGTGTTGTCGCAGATTAGAAGGTAGTACAACGTTGGTTATCTCAAACATTAGGGGTCCTTCAGAAGAAATAGTAATTGGTGACAACCCTGTAACCAACATAAAAGTGAATGTTTCAAGCACATCTCAG GCGATTATGATGCACATGGTGAGTTATGCAGGACAAGTAAATCTACAGGTGATAGTGGCTAAAGATATCATCCCCGATCCAGAATTATTAGTCAAGTGTTTTCAAGACTCGTTTCTGGAAATGAAGAGTTTCATTGATATAAGCCAAGTTTAA